One part of the Diadema setosum chromosome 6, eeDiaSeto1, whole genome shotgun sequence genome encodes these proteins:
- the LOC140229482 gene encoding lysozyme-like, translating into MKTSAFAAALVAAFTLSLGCWTATAVPAGGAAGNRQMTDTFDPRFTHRRAQISSACMRCICQAESGCHPPYRGCDNDEEPCGPFQVTKSTWFDALQDPTQGIGDASFKECASTYQCSAKVVRGYVSHHATGPAVSGEFATCEQATTVFGSGQGRGSDGARVLWAQVQICLRAP; encoded by the exons ATGAAAACCTCCGCTTTCGCTGCTGCGTTGGTAGCTGCATTCACGCTATCTTTGGGATGTTGGACGGCAACGGCTGTGCCTGCCGGTGGAGCAGCAGGAAATCGGCAGATGACTGACACGTTCGACCCACGCTTTACTCATCGACGTG CGCAAATCTCGTCAGCCTGCATGAGGTGCATTTGCCAAGCAGAGAGCGGATGCCACCCTCCGTATCGCGGGTGTGACAATGACGAAGAGCCGTGCGGCCCGTTCCAAGTCACCAAGAGTACTTGGTTTGATGCCCTTCAGGACCCAACACAAGGAATTGGAGATGCTT CTTTCAAGGAGTGTGCATCCACCTACCAGTGCAGTGCCAAGGTGGTCAGAGGTTATGTCAGTCACCACGCCACTGGACCTGCCGTCAGCGGCGAGTTTGCCACCTGCGAGCAGGCAACTACTGTGTTCGGGAGCGGACAGGGCCGGGGATCCGATGGAGCCAGGGTTTTGTGGGCACAGGTGCAAATCTGTCTCCGCGCTCCGTAG